Proteins encoded together in one Benincasa hispida cultivar B227 chromosome 1, ASM972705v1, whole genome shotgun sequence window:
- the LOC120070163 gene encoding mitochondrial import receptor subunit TOM40-1-like, whose amino-acid sequence MAGLASPTAATAAAAAAAYPLPVPPKKTEDEKVDYLNLPCPIPYEEIHREAFMSLKPELFEGMRFDFTKGLNQKFSLSHSVFMGPIEIPNQSTETVKIPTATYEFGANFIDPKLMLFGRILTDGRLNARVKCDLSDNLTLKANAQLTNEPHMSHGMVNFDYKGRDFRTQFQLGNGALFGASYIQSVSPHLSLGGEVFWAGQHRKSGIGYAARYNTDKMVATGQVASTGMVALSYVQKVSEKVSLATDFTYNYMSRDVTSSLGYDYILRQCRLRGKIDSNGCVAAFLEERLNMGVNFILSAEIDHRKKDYKFGFGLTVGE is encoded by the exons ATGGCGGGCCTTGCTTCTCCGACCGCCGCCACTGCTGCGGCTGCGGCTGCGGCTTATCCCCTACCTGTCCCACCCAAGAAGACCGAGGATGAGAAGGTCGATTACTTGAACCTCCCTTGTCCGATCCCCTACGAGGAGATTCACCGTGAAGCTTTCA TGTCCTTAAAACCGGAACTATTTGAAGGGATGCGATTTGATTTCACCAAAGGACTCAATCAAAAGTTTTCCCTCAGCCACAG TGTGTTTATGGGACCAATTGAGATTCCTAACCAGTCCACCGAAACCGTCAAAATCCCTACTGCCACTTACGAGTTTGGTGCCAACTTTATAGATCCGAAG TTGATGCTTTTTGGGAGGATACTCACTGATGGCAGGCTGAATGCGAGAGTGAAGTGCGATTTATCCGACAACCTCACTTTAAAGGCCAATGCACAG CTGACAAATGAGCCACATATGTCACATGGCATGGTCAACTTCGATTATAAG gGCAGAGACTTCAGAACCCAGTTTCAATTAGGCAATGGTGCCTTATTTGGAGCCAGTTACATTCAG AGTGTATCACCTCATCTATCATTGGGTGGTGAAGTATTTTGGGCTGGTCAGCATAGAAAGTCTGGTATTGGTTATGCTGCAAGATACAATACAGATAAAATG GTTGCCACTGGACAAGTTGCCAGCACAGGTATGGTAGCTCTGAGCTACGTTCAAAAAGTGTCTGAGAAG GTTTCATTGGCAACTGATTTCACGTATAACTACATGTCAAGAGATGTAACATCCAGTCTTGGCTACGACTACATTCTTCGACAG TGTCGTCTTAGAGGGAAGATTGATTCCAATGGTTGTGTTGCTGCTTTCCTTGAAGAGCGGCTAAATATGGGTGTTAATTTCATCCTTTCCGCAGAG ATTGATCACAGGAAGAAAGACTACAAATTTGGATTTGGTTTGACAGTAGGAGAGTAG
- the LOC120085997 gene encoding chitinase-like protein 1 yields the protein MALNRSLLVILALIVMASVVSGDEPPIKPKVKTVKGKKLCDRGWECSWSTYCCNLTISDYFQTYQFENLFSKRNSPAAHAVGFWDFYSFILAAAQFEPLGFGTTGDKKMQMKEIAAFLGHVGSKTSCGDGVVTGGPLSWGLCFNKEMSPSQEYCDDYFKLTYPCAPGAQYYGRGALPIYWNYNYGKIGDALKLDLLNHPEYVEQNATIGFQTAIWMWMNPVKKSQPSPHDVFVGNWKPTKNDTLSKRVPGFGATMNILYGDSICGKGDIDPMNNIISHYQYYLDLMGLSRDESGTHETLSCAEQIPFNPTYVAPTSSS from the exons ATGGCTTTGAATCGCTCGCTTCTGGTGATACTGGCGCTGATTGTAATGGCGTCTGTTGTGAGTGGGGATGAACCCCCGATTAAGCCGAAGGTTAAGACTGTGAAGGGGAAGAAGCTTTGTGATAGAGGATGGGAGTGCAGTTGGTCTACTTATTGTTGCAATTTGACCATTTCCGACTACTTTCAAACCTATCAATTTGAGAATCTCTTCTCTAAGCGTAATTCGCCGGCGGCTCATGCCGTCGGTTTCTGGGATTTCTATTCCTTCATTCTCGCCGCCGCCCAGTTCGAGCCGCTCGGATTTGGAACCACTGGGGATAAGAAGATGCAGATGAAAGAGATTGCTGCTTTCTTAGGCCATGTCGGCTCTAAGACCTCTt GTGGTGATGGAGTGGTCACTGGAGGGCCACTTTCTTGGGGACTCTGTTTCAACAAGGAAATGAGTCCAAGCCAGGAATATTGCGATGACTACTTCAAGCTCACTTATCCTTGTGCTCCTGGTGCTCAATATTATGGCCGTGGTGCTCTGCCCATTTACTG GAATTACAATTATGGCAAGATTGGGGATGCATTGAAGCTTGACCTGTTGAACCATCCTGAATATGTTGAGCAGAATGCTACCATTGGATTCCAAACTGCAATATGGATGTGGATGAACCCAGTGAAAAAGTCACAGCCTTCACCCCATGATGTCTTTGTTGGCAATTGGAAACCCACCAAGAACGACACCTTGTCCAAAAGGGTCCCCGGTTTTGGCGCAACCATGAATATTCTCTACGGTGATTCCATCTGTGGGAAGGGTGATATTGACCCCATGAACAACATTATTTCTCATTACCAATATTACCTCGATTTGATGGGTCTCAGTCGTGATGAGTCCGGGACTCATGAAACACTTTCATGTGCCGAACAGATCCCGTTTAATCCAACTTATGTCGCCCCAACTTCATCTTCTTGA